A region of Natribaculum luteum DNA encodes the following proteins:
- a CDS encoding class I adenylate-forming enzyme family protein, translating to MRIETLLERRIDKTPGATFLTFPESAYTYREVGVRAQRYASALSSYGVEAGDRIGLFLPNSPPFLFAFFGACYLDAVVAPSNPEYTARELEHSLDLSNPRVLVTTSGLLNVAEQAASDSSVERILVVDNGGEYDSLPDRASACEPVEYEPGVGASSDVAVHVYTSGTTGPPKAVEGTHNGWTTSAIDFQKRMGLTHQDTLLTALPLFHANAQIYTTLGAAAAGAKVVLYEKFSSSRWWEWCREHGTTEFNAMGSMLKMLDNLPETDDDADNPVELVFSAGTPPELIEPFEDRFDLRVVEGYSLSEDPLLMLNPTDPAKRSVGSVGLPPAEKAIRVVDENGDECPTGEKGEIIMRSPGLMNGYHNQPKQTAEAIRDGWLYTGDYGRIDEDGFVYFVDRKKDIVRRGGENISSHEVEGVIKSLDGVDEVAIIPTPDEFYGEVVKALVRKKSDANLEPADVLAAVEGELSSFKIPEYVEFVEDFPYTPTGKVQKQKLRERERTEDVSHWERPDST from the coding sequence ATGCGGATCGAGACACTACTGGAGCGGCGAATAGACAAAACACCGGGCGCGACATTTCTCACTTTCCCCGAGTCGGCGTACACCTACCGCGAAGTCGGGGTTCGAGCGCAGAGGTACGCCAGCGCGCTCTCGTCGTACGGCGTCGAGGCCGGCGACAGGATTGGCCTGTTTCTGCCCAACAGCCCGCCGTTTCTGTTCGCCTTTTTTGGGGCATGTTACCTCGATGCAGTAGTCGCACCGTCCAACCCGGAGTACACGGCGCGGGAACTCGAACATTCGCTCGACCTGTCGAACCCGCGGGTGCTGGTGACGACGAGCGGCCTGCTCAACGTGGCCGAGCAGGCGGCAAGCGATTCTAGCGTCGAGCGCATTCTCGTTGTCGACAACGGGGGCGAGTACGACTCCCTCCCCGACCGGGCGTCAGCCTGCGAACCGGTCGAGTACGAACCTGGCGTCGGCGCGTCGTCCGATGTCGCAGTCCACGTATACACATCCGGCACGACCGGCCCCCCAAAGGCGGTCGAGGGCACACACAACGGGTGGACGACGAGTGCGATCGACTTCCAGAAGCGGATGGGCCTCACGCACCAGGACACGTTGCTGACGGCGCTGCCGCTGTTCCACGCGAACGCTCAGATCTACACGACACTGGGCGCGGCCGCTGCCGGCGCCAAAGTAGTCCTTTATGAGAAGTTCTCCTCATCGCGCTGGTGGGAGTGGTGCAGGGAACACGGCACGACGGAGTTCAACGCGATGGGGAGTATGCTGAAAATGCTCGACAACCTGCCCGAAACGGACGACGACGCCGACAACCCGGTTGAACTAGTGTTTTCAGCTGGCACCCCGCCGGAATTGATCGAGCCGTTCGAAGACCGCTTCGATCTGCGCGTCGTCGAGGGATACTCCCTGAGCGAGGATCCGCTGTTAATGTTGAACCCGACCGACCCGGCGAAGCGTAGTGTCGGGAGCGTCGGTCTGCCGCCGGCGGAGAAAGCAATCCGCGTCGTCGACGAGAATGGCGACGAGTGTCCGACCGGGGAGAAAGGGGAGATCATCATGCGCTCGCCGGGGTTGATGAACGGCTACCACAACCAGCCCAAACAGACGGCCGAGGCGATCCGCGACGGCTGGCTCTACACTGGCGACTACGGCCGGATCGACGAGGATGGGTTCGTCTACTTCGTCGACAGGAAGAAAGACATCGTTCGCCGCGGCGGTGAGAACATCTCCTCTCACGAGGTGGAAGGAGTGATCAAATCGCTCGACGGGGTCGACGAAGTGGCGATCATTCCGACGCCAGACGAGTTCTACGGAGAAGTGGTGAAAGCGCTCGTGCGAAAGAAATCGGATGCCAACCTCGAACCAGCAGACGTCCTGGCCGCCGTCGAAGGCGAACTCTCCTCGTTCAAAATCCCCGAATACGTGGAGTTTGTCGAGGATTTCCCATACACGCCGACGGGGAAAGTACAGAAACAGAAGCTCCGCGAGCGCGAGCGTACCGAAGACGTCTCGCACTGGGAACGGCCCGATTCCACTTAG